GTAGCCCATCGCCACCAGCAGTTGCACAGCCGGCAGTTGCGAAGCGAGTTTTTCGTCGGTGTTGAAATCGGTCATGATAGTTCGCTTTCCTCTAAAACTTCCCAGTAGCCGCGTGTTCCACCCACGCGCTGAATCAGTCCACTTTCTCGAAGTTGCTTAATATGCTTCTCCACCGCAGTGGTGCTTATCTCTAAAATTTCTGCTAGTTGAGATCCGGTAATTTTCGGAGACTGTTTCATCTCCGACAGAATTCTCACTTTCGTATTACCCAACTCATTACCCAACCCATTACCCAACCCATTACCCAACCCATTACCCAACGTTTTCCCGACGCTTTCCCGACGCTTTCCCGACGTTCCACCCGAAATCGTTCCGAAATCATTCCCGCCGCCTCCCGAAACAACCGTTTCGGAAGCCTGCGATTTCAGTAACTCCACAGCAACACCCCCTGACCGCTCAGCGAAGAAAGGTCTGGGTAAGCCTGCTTTGGTGCAGGCCTCGGCAATCTTCTCGACTCCTCGCCCCCAAGAGTCTACATAACCGGCTTTATAGCAAACATCCGCAATCAATGGATTCCGAGGAAAGGATTCATGCACCTCAAAGAGTTTTTCAACACTCAACTCAAGCGGCAGAGTTCCCGCATTCCAAATGGAAATACGATCATCCATGACTTTGAGCTGCGTCATGCTGCCCATGTAGTTCCGATGCACCAACGAATTGAGCAGTATTTCACGCAATGCGGGAACCGGATATTCCAACTCTTCAATACGCCGCAGCCCTTCAAAGCGCACAGGTTTAATCAGAAACTTTTTCTCCAACTGCTCCATGACCTCGCGCATCATCTGAAATAAATTCCCCTCACACACTTCCTGAAAACGCATATCGACGACA
The nucleotide sequence above comes from Coraliomargarita algicola. Encoded proteins:
- a CDS encoding ATP-binding protein, producing MNSESQNVEFKQSWHDDYLKWICGFANAQGGRIYIGKDDVGLVIGVSNAKKLLENLPNKIRDQLGLMPAINLQEDAGKPFLEIIVEPSTVPISLRGAYYWRSGSVKQELKGAALNEFLLKKMGLTWDRAIQGNACLDDIDETTIEWFKNEALTAGRLPNVSGLSTATLLKKLRLLTKEGLTNAALVLFGKDPGEFYANLYVKIGRFGASVVDMRFQEVCEGNLFQMMREVMEQLEKKFLIKPVRFEGLRRIEELEYPVPALREILLNSLVHRNYMGSMTQLKVMDDRISIWNAGTLPLELSVEKLFEVHESFPRNPLIADVCYKAGYVDSWGRGVEKIAEACTKAGLPRPFFAERSGGVAVELLKSQASETVVSGGGGNDFGTISGGTSGKRRESVGKTLGNGLGNGLGNGLGNELGNTKVRILSEMKQSPKITGSQLAEILEISTTAVEKHIKQLRESGLIQRVGGTRGYWEVLEESELS